From the Calorimonas adulescens genome, one window contains:
- a CDS encoding glutamate synthase-related protein, protein MKKFVMPEFMVDIDYTRCNGCGACVKECSFGGLAMSGDTVIGIDENCVNCLRCMYICAKDAIKTIPYPSSFKSNYYWRKEDISDIEKQASTGSALLTGMGNPKDYEIFWDKILINASQVTNPPIDPLREPMELTTYLGSKPDRIEFDEKRQLLTRLPPQLKLKLPIMFAAMSFGAISYNAFKSLAIASEELGIYFNTGEGGMPPDLYDYGKNAIVQVASGRFGVNPDYLNAGAAVEIKIGQGAKPGIGGHLPGTKVGKKVSETRMIPEGTDAISPAPHHDIYSIEDLKQLIYLVKEVTGYTKPIIVKIAAVNNSAAIASGIVRAGADIIAVDGFRGGTGAAPKRIRDNVDIPIEFAISAVDQRLKEEGLRDRVSIVASGGIRNAGDVIKALALGADAVYIGTAALIAMGCKMCMMCTTGKCAWGIATQKDELAKRLNPEKAAERLINMINGWEIEIKDILGGMGMNMIEALRGNRHTLRGLGFNMRELKVLGIKAAGE, encoded by the coding sequence ATGAAAAAGTTTGTTATGCCGGAATTCATGGTGGATATTGATTATACAAGGTGCAATGGATGCGGTGCCTGTGTTAAGGAATGTTCCTTTGGCGGCCTGGCCATGAGCGGCGATACAGTTATTGGTATAGATGAAAACTGCGTAAACTGCCTGAGGTGCATGTATATCTGTGCAAAAGATGCAATAAAAACCATACCATACCCATCATCCTTTAAATCCAACTACTACTGGAGAAAGGAGGATATATCAGACATAGAAAAACAGGCATCCACAGGGAGCGCCCTTCTCACTGGGATGGGAAACCCAAAAGACTATGAGATATTTTGGGATAAAATCTTAATCAACGCCAGCCAGGTTACCAATCCACCTATCGATCCCTTAAGGGAGCCCATGGAGCTTACCACCTATCTTGGCAGTAAACCTGATAGGATTGAATTTGATGAAAAAAGACAGCTTTTAACAAGGCTTCCACCACAACTTAAATTAAAACTGCCCATCATGTTTGCCGCTATGTCCTTCGGTGCCATAAGCTATAATGCATTTAAATCCTTGGCTATAGCTTCAGAAGAACTGGGCATATACTTCAATACAGGTGAAGGTGGTATGCCGCCGGACCTGTATGATTATGGCAAGAACGCTATAGTGCAGGTCGCCTCTGGGAGGTTTGGTGTAAACCCGGATTATCTCAATGCAGGGGCAGCAGTAGAAATAAAGATAGGCCAGGGGGCAAAGCCTGGTATAGGCGGACACCTTCCTGGTACAAAGGTTGGTAAGAAGGTCTCAGAAACCAGGATGATACCGGAAGGAACAGATGCCATATCACCGGCACCACATCACGACATCTATTCCATAGAGGACTTAAAGCAACTCATATACCTTGTCAAAGAGGTAACAGGTTATACAAAACCCATCATAGTAAAAATAGCTGCTGTCAATAATTCCGCAGCCATTGCTTCAGGTATAGTAAGGGCCGGAGCGGATATAATAGCGGTGGATGGCTTTAGAGGAGGTACCGGTGCAGCACCGAAGAGAATAAGAGATAATGTTGATATACCTATAGAGTTTGCCATTTCGGCTGTAGACCAGAGGTTAAAAGAGGAAGGCCTAAGGGACAGGGTCTCCATTGTAGCATCTGGAGGTATAAGAAATGCAGGAGATGTAATAAAAGCACTGGCTTTAGGTGCCGATGCTGTGTATATAGGCACAGCGGCATTGATAGCCATGGGGTGCAAGATGTGTATGATGTGCACGACAGGAAAGTGTGCATGGGGAATAGCTACACAAAAAGATGAATTGGCAAAGAGACTGAATCCTGAAAAAGCTGCAGAACGGTTGATTAACATGATAAACGGCTGGGAAATAGAGATAAAAGATATCCTTGGGGGAATGGGGATGAATATGATAGAGGCCCTCAGGGGCAACAGACATACATTAAGAGGACTGGGCTTCAATATGAGAGAACTTAAGGTGCTGGGGATAAAAGCAGCAGGGGAATGA
- a CDS encoding class II glutamine amidotransferase produces the protein MVYLDDRYDRIPSGCSVFGVINVNRVRFDWRPAVTGIASMHERSNGLGGGFAVYGLYPEYKETMCLHIMYDDKASREETEDYLRDMCRIIYEGKLPVRRTVSIFNGPEIKRYFVEPIHDILVSSEEEYFRCLTMEINRSINGAFVLSCGKDMGIFKGVGYPEDIAEYFRLDEYKGYIWTAHGRFPTNTPGWWGGAHPFGILDVSVVHNGELSSYGANRKFLRGYGYKCVLQTDTEVIAYLYDLLVKKHRLPEEIAMKVMSPPLWDEIERMDEQERVLYTSLRVIYARAALNGPFSVIIATTKGMAVLCDRLKLRPMVTAKDGEYFIASSEESAIAASGFSTANCYMPRGGEPVFVPLNEEYVEESVAV, from the coding sequence ATGGTGTACCTTGATGATCGTTATGACAGGATCCCATCAGGCTGCAGTGTGTTTGGCGTAATAAATGTGAACAGGGTGAGGTTTGACTGGAGACCGGCAGTTACCGGGATAGCCTCAATGCATGAAAGGTCCAATGGTTTGGGTGGCGGTTTTGCGGTTTATGGTTTATATCCTGAGTACAAAGAAACAATGTGCCTGCACATCATGTACGACGATAAAGCCAGCAGAGAGGAAACAGAGGATTATTTAAGGGATATGTGCAGGATAATATATGAGGGAAAATTGCCTGTCAGGAGGACTGTATCTATATTCAACGGACCGGAGATAAAAAGGTATTTTGTAGAGCCGATTCATGATATACTTGTTAGTTCAGAGGAGGAATATTTTCGGTGTCTTACCATGGAGATAAACAGGTCTATCAATGGGGCATTTGTGCTATCCTGCGGAAAGGATATGGGTATTTTCAAGGGTGTTGGGTATCCTGAGGATATAGCAGAGTATTTTCGGCTTGATGAATATAAAGGTTATATATGGACTGCCCACGGCAGGTTTCCCACTAATACACCTGGGTGGTGGGGAGGTGCTCATCCCTTCGGAATACTGGATGTATCGGTTGTCCATAATGGAGAGCTCTCTTCCTATGGTGCAAACCGCAAATTCTTAAGGGGATATGGGTACAAATGTGTTTTACAGACAGATACCGAGGTTATCGCATACCTATATGACCTACTTGTTAAAAAGCACAGGCTTCCAGAGGAAATTGCAATGAAGGTCATGTCTCCGCCGTTATGGGATGAGATTGAAAGGATGGATGAGCAGGAGAGGGTACTGTATACCAGTCTGCGGGTGATATATGCAAGAGCAGCGTTAAATGGGCCATTTTCAGTGATAATTGCAACAACCAAAGGTATGGCAGTATTGTGTGATAGGTTAAAGCTGAGGCCGATGGTGACTGCAAAAGATGGCGAGTATTTCATTGCTTCCAGTGAGGAATCTGCAATAGCAGCCTCGGGTTTCTCTACAGCAAATTGTTATATGCCGCGCGGTGGAGAACCGGTCTTTGTACCACTTAATGAAGAGTATGTGGAAGAGAGTGTAGCAGTATGA